Genomic window (Phycisphaeraceae bacterium):
AAGATGCAGGAGGCGGAGGAGATGTAAGAGCGGGTGGTTCGAAGAGTGGTTCTTCCGGAATGGCGGAAGCTGTGCTGTTCAGTGCGAGTACAGATCCGCACGCGAGCAGAAGTGCAGGGACAAACGCACGGCTTTGCTGCACAATATGTGCAGGAGAACTATGTGTGCGATCTGATAAACGTGAACGTGATGTGTTCATGGCGTACTCCGAATACCTCGGAGCGTGTATCGAACAGGCAACTTCCCAACTGGTGCCCGATCCAGAGGGATGCGCAAGTTCAGCCTTGCTGCCGTGCGTTTGTCGTTACAACACGAATAATCAATATAGATTGCATTTTCGTTTTCATGTATGAGTCATCATCGCAGCCTTCGGCCGTGTGGCGCGCAGCGTTATCGCTGCTCACTCCCGTGCTCGGCTGATTGTCGCCGGGCTGTGCCCGACATCAGATCGGCATGATCCGTGGGTCGGATCATGCGGTCTGTGCTTTTCGTGGCAATGTGCTCGATAATCCGCCGGGACGTGCCTGCTTCAGTTCCATCTCGCTCGCTGGCAGGTGATCGGGTGGGATCACTTCGAGTGATGCGGGAGAGACCTCCACACATGCCGACTGGCCGAGCACATGCACCTGCAGATGCACCCAGCCCGGTCTGGATTCATCGATGACAACTCCCGTCAGCCCTTCGAGTGTCCCGCGTGTGACGCGAACGAGCGTGCCCGGTTTGAGACCGGGGAACAACTCGAGCGTCTGTCCTGCATCAATCGCCTGCCGGATGTGTGAGAGCTCGCGTGCGAACCGGACCTGGTCCGGAACTTGAAGTACTTGCGATGCGCGCTTTGTGCCGAGCAGTTTGAACGTGTCATCGCGTGTGCCGAACAGGAACACATATCCGTTGAACAATGGCTGATCGGTGACGCGCATCCGATGGGCGTACTTGCGCTCGACACGGATCATTGGCATGTAGAAACCGATCGAGTTGTTCTCCAAAAACTCAGCGATCAGCTTCTCCTGCCTGCTGCGCGAACGCACAATATGCCAGGATTGTGCATCAGCAGATCGAGTTTCAGTCTCGATGAATGACCGGCTGTCCCATGCGAGTTCGGGCAGGTTGGCTGACCACGACTCGCCGAGTTGGCGACACAACGCTGCATCAGTGCTTTGTGTGTCTGGATTGGACGGGTGAGCGGCCACGGTGGGTTCCTTCATGCATCGAGTGCAGAAGCGGTACATCGTATGAGACTTGAGCAGAGAGTCACGCGTGCGCTCCATACTGCTTTGCGTAATACTCTCGATAAGCACCTGACTTGACGCGCTGCCACCACAAGGGATTGTCGACGTACCACTTCACCGTCTGCTCGAGTGCCTGGGGCCACGCGGATCTTGATGCGCTCCATCCTAACTCGTTCTTGATCTTGGACGAATCAATCGCATATCTTCGATCGTGGCCGAGTCGATCCTCAACGGGACGGATCATTTCTTTCCCTTTGCCCATGATCTCGAGTATGGAGTGTGTCAGTTCGAGATTGGATCGTTCGTTGTTCGAGCCGACGTTGTATGCCTCGCCCTTCTTCCCATTGAACAACACCGCCAAAACAGCCTCGCAATGGTCGTCGACATGGATCCAGTCTCGCACATTCCTGCCATCGCCGTACAGCGGTACCTGCTTGTCCTCAATGAGATTTGTCACAAAGAGTGGGATGACCTTCTCCGGAAACTGGTACGGCCCGAAGTTGTTCGAGCATCTCGTGATGCACGCGTCAACCCCGAATGTGTGTGCGTACGCGCCGACAAACAGATCACCAGCGGCCTTGCTCGCTGAGTACGCACCGCTCGGGTTGAGGTTCGTCTGTTCCGTGAACGCGTTCTTCTCGTCAAGTGAGAGTGAGCCGTATACCTCGTCCGTTGAGACGTAGACAAATCGACCGTTGGTGCCGTGCGTTTGGCGCCAGGCTTCCAGCAGTGTCTGCGTACCGAGTGTATTGCTCTCTACAAAGGGCCTTGGATCCATGATCGAGCGGTCGACATGGCTCTCGGCTGCCATGTGCACAACCGCATCGCAGCGTGCGCACAGTGTTCGCATCAGTTCGCCATCACACACGTTGCCATGCACAAACTCATAGCGTGGATGGGACTCAAACTCGGTCAGGTTCTCAAGATTCCCGGAGTATGAGAGACAGTCGAGGTTCACGATCTGCAGATCGTTGTGGTGCTCCAGTGCGAATCGCACGAAGTTTGATCCAATGAATCCGGCCCCGCCGGTGAGAAGCAGTTTCATGCGGTTGTTCCTCGCGCGATCGTGTCTGTGCTGGCATGTATCTCTCTGAGTACATCGGCTAGATGCTGCTGCCAACTGCCCATGGGTCCGAGTAGTCTTTCGGTTTCGGTCAGATCCAGCACACTCCAGGCGGGACGCTGTGCTGGTCGGGGAAACTCCGCTGTTGTGCAGGGATGGACATCACATGCTGCGCCGGTCAGCCGAACAATCTCGCGTGCGAACTCATGCCATGTGCATTGCCCGCCATCGGTGACGTGGTACGTGCCGGTGGCGCCCAGTTCGACCAGACGAGTGAGGCAGTCTGCAAGATGCTGCGCACTCGTTGGCCTGCCTGTCTGATCAGCAACGACCTTCAACTCGGGACGTTGTGACGCGAGATCAGCAATCGTGCGAACAAAGTTCTTTCCCCACGGAGCATACAGCCAACTCGTACGCGCGATGATGTGCGAGCACTGCTCGCTTTCGATCGCAAGTTCGCCAGCAAGCTTTGAGCGTCCGTACGCACCGATCGGTTGGCGCGGGGCATGGACCGGATATGGCTCAGCAGCATCACCATCAAAGACGTAATCTGTGCTGACATGCACAAGCACTGCGCCAGTAGCATTGCACGCGCGGGCGATATGTCCGACACCTGAGCCGTTGATCTGTGTTGCTGCTGCTTCGTTCTCTTCTGCGCCATCGACATCGGTCCATGCCGCACAGTTGACCACAACGCTCCAGCGGCCATCGATCAGATCGCGAACGTGGTCCTCATCGGTCAGATCAATGTCTTCGCGATCGACACCGGTGTGCGCAATCTGCCCAGTCGACAACCGCTCAAGCATCGCGCGACCGAGCATGCCCCTGTGTCCGAGCACGAGCCACGGGCGTGAGCCCGGACCGGATGCGATCCGTGTAACACCATGTTGTGCGTTTGAACTGCTCATCGATGCTGCACGGTCCACGAAAACTCTATGGGAATGTCGAAGGATCGGCGTTCTTCATCCGGGTTTGCCAGGTCAAACGCGTGTGTGACGTAGTACAACAATCCTGCGGGGACATGCCCAACTGTTGCTGCGCCGTGCCACAGCGGCGGAGGGATGACAAGCGTGCCCGGACGTTTCTCTCCGATCACGATCGACCACGTTGCATTGTCAGACTCACGATGCACGCCAGCCTTGATGTGCCCGCTCAGGCACATCCAGAAGTCGGTCTGCTTGGCGTGACGATGCCATGCCTTGATGACGCCGGGATACTGCACCGAGTAGTTCACCTGGCCCTCCGGCGACATCACGCCGAGAAACTGGTTCATCAGTGACCAGCCGCGATCATCTGTATACACGGGCGCAGGAACAAAGATCGGCTCAAGCAACTGCTTTGCCTTGTCAAACGCTTCCGCGATGGAGCCGGTGAATGTCTGTGGTGTCTTTGTCATGAAATGGTCCACACGTGCATGGTACGCAGACGGGTATATGCAAAATCAACTGACGAGAAACCTGAAACGTGTTTGTGCGATGAGCAGGCTGGCCGCGTACGCGCCGATGAATGTCAATGTGACTGTGATCAGCCAGTGGATATCCGGTAAGGCGATGTGTACTGCGGCTGCAAACAATGGCCCAGCCAGATATACACCAAATGCCGGAGTGCACACTTTGCGAAGGAATGGGATCTTCTCTGAAGTCACAACATAAGCAAGTGTCGTGACGACGAAAGCACAGAGGTAGTACCACGAAGCCAGACCATCAAACGCAAGTGCAAGCACCAGCATGGCGCAGCTCACCGCGCCGAGCCACAACAGTGGCTTTGTGCTTCTTGGATTCGGTGATTTCAGCAGGATTGCAAGCCCGACGCCGAGCGGTATTGATGGCAGTGCGAGCAGCCACTGGGGGAGTGGCTTTGGGAGAGAGTTTACACTACCTATATATTGCGCATGCAGAGCAAGCATAACGAGGCCTGTAGCAAACGAGAACGCTGCGAACGAGATCGTGTGACGACTGATCAACTTCGGCACGCCGCTGATGATCAGCAGTGAGAGACTCACAAATGCAAACGGCAGAAACCACAGATGCAGCGATGGTCCAGCAAACCAGAACTCGATAGACCCAATATCTGGCAGAAGTGTTTCGTGCGCTTGCAGCGAACGAAGTCCCATCGCAGCGAAATACACTGCGCTCCAGACAAACCACGGGAGCATGAGGCGTTGTGCACGTTCGTTTACGTGCTCGCGAACAGATTGGGCACGGTTGTATCGCAGTCCAAGAATGGGGAGCAGCAGCAAAAAGCAGAACAACCCGGTATGTCCAGCGTGACTCATCAGTGTTGGTGTTGCTGGTTCATGGAACATGAGAATACCAAACGCTGAAACGAGTCGAAGCACGTCGACCAGTGGTCGGTATGTCCGAGCAGCGCTGAGATGGCGCTGGTGATCAACTGCATCCGTTCCCTGTGTCATTATGCGTTGGATGGCGTGAACAACTCACGCTGGGTTTCCTTTGCTGACTCGGGCCGGGGTTGGCCATTCGCGCCGGTTTCCTGCACGAGCGTTGCGGCACGATACAAACTCGGGAAAGTGCCCGCATCCGTCCACCATCCGTCGAGGATGTCGTGTGTCAGATCGCCACGCTGAAGATACGCGTTGTTCACATCAGTGATCTCAAGTTCGCCGCGGCCCGAGGGTTTCAGTGTCTTGCAGATTTCAAAGACATCCGAGTCATAGAAGTAGATGCCAATGACAGCGCAGTTGCTCGGCGGATCCTTTGGTTTTTCGATGATTTCAACGATCGGTGAGTTCGACGTGCCGTCCTCGAAACGAACAACCCCGAACCGCTGAGGATCGGGCACTTCTTTCAAGAGGACCTTTGCGCCGGAGCGTTGTGTGAAGAACTCGCCCGCAGCACGCTTGATCGAATGCTGCACGATGTTGTCGCCAAGGATGACGCAGATCTTTCCGCCGTCTGCAAACTCCTCGGCAAGTTTTAACGCATCTGCAATCCCGCCCTCACCCTCCTGATAGGCGTACTCAAGATGATGGACACCAAGATCCTTGCCGTTCTTCAGGAGTTTGAGAAAGTCCCCCGCGTGATCGCCGCCAGTGACCACAAGAATGTCATCAATACCGGCATTGACAAGGCACTCGATGGGATAGTGGATCATCGGCCGGTCATAGACCGGCAGCAGGTGCTTGTTTGTGACGAGAGTTAATGGCCGGAGTCTGGTGCCGAGCCCGCCAGCGAGAATCACGCCCTTCATTGCTGTCCACCCTTCCCTGATCCGATTGCCAAATCCTTGGGCTATCGGAACTTCGGACCGATTGTACGAACGCCCCACCCGAGGGGTTCGTTGAGGTTCTTTTCAACATTGAGGTCGGGGAGATTGGAGTGTGATCGTGAGAAGCGATACATGGACCTATAACTGAGTGGTGTTTTTCGTCCAATGTGCATACACGCTCAGGCTTCAAAGCTGATCGGTGCTCGCGTCGCGCTGCCTGATTGCCCATAGCCAGCCGTGGGGCGGCCATACGCACCGAGCTTCGCTGCCGGGTCTTCTCTGGAGGGCCTTGTTTCTGCGCCTGATGCATGGACGGGTTCCTCGCCACGCTCTTCACGGAGCTTGTCCATCAGCATGACCCATGTCTCGCGCTCGTACTCAAGCAGTTCAATAACCGCATCAACCCGCTCGGGTGACTTCTGCAGGTTTGCTTCAATCAGCTCGTTAAACATGAACGTGTACACCGCGCGGACCCGCTCGCACAGCAGCGGATCATGCTCGGGACGCATTGAAGCAATCAGCTCTGTGATAATCTCTCGGCACTTGGAGATACCATCAAAGCTCTTTTCATAGTTCTTCTCTGCGAGACCGTCACGCCCGTTCCGCGCAAACCGAATCGCGCCTTCCAGCAGCATCAGCCGGAGTTCTTCCCGGCTCGCCGTCATGACGCGCGTCCGCAGATACGCATTGGCACCCTGATCTGTAGCTTGTGACATATGGTCGTTCATCGACGCTCCAGAGGGCCAACTTCATCCGATATCAACGCCCGTTTGCAGTTATCCAAGCGAACCAAGTTGCGCCAGTGCGCCCTGCTGTCCCTGCAGCCGAGCAATGGCAGACTCCATTGCCTGAAACTGCGCCTCAAGAATTCCACGACGGATCTCGAGACGTGCGTTCATGCTATCAATGCGACTGTTCTGCGTCTCGATCTGTGTGTCGTATCCCTTGTTTTTGTTTGTGAGGATACCGTCGATCGAATCGATGTACTTGACGGTCATCTCCTCGAACAAACCTGCAAGCCCAATGGACGAGAAGTTCTTGCCCGCATCCGGATTGCTCACGAACACACCAGGCAGGATTTCTTCCGTATTGTCGAGCGAGAATGTGTAGTCAGAGAACAACGCTCTCACAGATTCCATGTCCTCATCCATTGCAGCCTGCAATCGGGCTTCATCCAGAACAGCCTTGCCGCCCTCGCCGATCTTCATGCCAACGTCAAGGAACGAGTCGAATGTGCCCGAGACCGAGTCAATGCTGCGCTGGAACAGACTGGTCATCTCAGCCCGAAGCTGGAGCATAGTCGAATCACCAAGCAAAGCGCCGCGTCGCTCCGTTTCCTCGTCGTAGTCCATCAACTCGTCCATACGTTCCAGGACATCGTTGAATGCGGTAATAAACTCGTTTACCTTCGTGATCATCTCCTCGCGATTCTGTGACACCGTGACGGTCACAGGATCGCTCGAAGTCTGTTTCAGATCGATCGTCACGCCGGGGATTGAGTTCTCCAGCTGATTCGTTGTGCTGGTGACGAGCACCGCCTTTGCTGGATCATCAGAGCCAATGAACGCAACCGCGTTGTCACCCTTGTCCATGGTCTGCAGATTCAGGTTGAAGCTGCCCGTGTCGAGAATGAAACGGCCAGTCTGGCCGGTTGCTTTACTCGAAAAACTGAGTTTGAACGGCGATGTGCTGGACCCATCATTGATAACGCTTGCTGTTATGCCGACATTCGCGTCGTTGATTTTGCTGATCACATCATCAAGTGTGTCGGTCGGGTCAAACTCGACATCAACCTGGAACGAGCCGTTGATTGTGCCGAGCCCACCGGCAACATCTGCTTCACCGAGGAGGTTCAGTTTCTTTGCGATCGCACCGTCGATCTCCTCAACGGTGATTGTCCCGCCGCCACTCGCGATGTTATCCTCGTAGAGTTCGATGCCATCGCCCTGCGCATTCATGCGCGCCTTGACCTCAAGCCCTCGCGTGTTGATCACATTGATCAGGTCGCCGATAGTCTTTGTATCGTCGGTGACTTTCACTTCCGCGCTCGCGCCGGTTGAGTCGATGATCCGAAATGATCCAGTACCAATACCGCGTCCCTGATTCAGGTCAGCCAGCTTTGTGCCAGCCGTGATCCATGTGTGATTCAGGTTCTTTGCGGTGACTGTGTCAGCCGCGACACCAGTGGGGCCGGTTGAGATGCCCAGCGCTGCCGCAGTGTCATTTCCACCCGTGCCGGTAATGATCAGATTTCCGCCACCACCGGTGTGATCCGTGATGATCAGTCCGGTACCGAGATCATTCAGCGCAACAGAAACATCGCCAGCCGAGGCAGTTTCAATCGCGTTGATGATGTCGGTGACCGAACCATCAAGATCCAGCGCGACGTTAAAAGTGGATCCATTGCGTAAGGTAAAGTCGATGCTGCCGTCACCGAGATCGCCGCCACCAATTAGATTGCTCGTAAGTGTTGAGTTCAGCCCAGCAAGCAGGCGTGTGCCAGTGACTGTGCCGCCAGTGACTGCACCGTTTGTCAGAATACCCAGATCTGCTGCTGTGTTGCCTGATGTAAGGTCGTTTTCGGTGATTGTGATATCGCGTCCGCCAGAATCGACAATCTCTATGCCTGTTCCGGCTGCGTTGATCTGCGCTTCAACATCTGAAAGATCGGCCTCAGCCATTGTGTCGTTGATACGCTGAATCAATGCGCCAATGGTCTTGACAGGCCCGCTTGTGATCTCACCTTCAGAATCGTAGAGTGTGCCGAGCGAGATCTTGACGGCTGGTTCGCCAGCGATCTCAATGGCGAAATCGTGCCCATCCTTGACATCTTTTGAGTACACGCCATTTCCGTCGTTCAACGCGGAGAGCGCAAGATCCGTATGCACACCATAGACAGCTGTTCCTGAAAGTGAGCCGGTTGCTGTGCCTGCAATGCCAAGGCTGTTTGCCGTAGTGTATCCGGCAGCATTTGAGACAGTGATCGATCCACCCGAGCCGTGCTCCAGTTTGAAACTCGTTCCATCCGCGGATGCGGTGATGTCGAGTCCTGCGCTATTGATCTTGTCGATGACATCGTTGACCGTTACCGCTTTGGAAAGATCGATTGTCTCAGAGTTTGTACCATCGCTGATGATGATCTTGCCACGGGAAATTCCCTGGCCATTGTTCAACTCGGAGAGGTTCACATCGCGATCAAGACGTGCTCTGGCATCCTCGAATGAGAATGTTCCCGCGTTGATGCCCGTTGTATCACGGTCAACAAACCCCTTCTGAGAGAGCATTTGATGTGTTGAGACGAGGCGATCAACCAGTACTTTGTACGAACCGGGTACAGCACTTGTCCCTGCGGTTGCCGTCAGAATCTCTTCCTTGGAGCTGAGAGCGCTGTTGAGGTCGAAGATGTCCTCTTTTCGGAAAGCGGAAGCGGCATCCTGCAGCGCTTTCATGCGCGTGTTGATCTCAAGCACAGCCGACTGCTGGAACTGCAACTGGACGATGCGCTGCTGGGCGAGTGCCCTTGGTCTGGCTTCGATCGCGAGCAACTGCTGAA
Coding sequences:
- the rfbB gene encoding dTDP-glucose 4,6-dehydratase — encoded protein: MKLLLTGGAGFIGSNFVRFALEHHNDLQIVNLDCLSYSGNLENLTEFESHPRYEFVHGNVCDGELMRTLCARCDAVVHMAAESHVDRSIMDPRPFVESNTLGTQTLLEAWRQTHGTNGRFVYVSTDEVYGSLSLDEKNAFTEQTNLNPSGAYSASKAAGDLFVGAYAHTFGVDACITRCSNNFGPYQFPEKVIPLFVTNLIEDKQVPLYGDGRNVRDWIHVDDHCEAVLAVLFNGKKGEAYNVGSNNERSNLELTHSILEIMGKGKEMIRPVEDRLGHDRRYAIDSSKIKNELGWSASRSAWPQALEQTVKWYVDNPLWWQRVKSGAYREYYAKQYGAHA
- the rfbD gene encoding dTDP-4-dehydrorhamnose reductase — its product is MSSSNAQHGVTRIASGPGSRPWLVLGHRGMLGRAMLERLSTGQIAHTGVDREDIDLTDEDHVRDLIDGRWSVVVNCAAWTDVDGAEENEAAATQINGSGVGHIARACNATGAVLVHVSTDYVFDGDAAEPYPVHAPRQPIGAYGRSKLAGELAIESEQCSHIIARTSWLYAPWGKNFVRTIADLASQRPELKVVADQTGRPTSAQHLADCLTRLVELGATGTYHVTDGGQCTWHEFAREIVRLTGAACDVHPCTTAEFPRPAQRPAWSVLDLTETERLLGPMGSWQQHLADVLREIHASTDTIARGTTA
- a CDS encoding dTDP-4-dehydrorhamnose 3,5-epimerase family protein, which gives rise to MTKTPQTFTGSIAEAFDKAKQLLEPIFVPAPVYTDDRGWSLMNQFLGVMSPEGQVNYSVQYPGVIKAWHRHAKQTDFWMCLSGHIKAGVHRESDNATWSIVIGEKRPGTLVIPPPLWHGAATVGHVPAGLLYYVTHAFDLANPDEERRSFDIPIEFSWTVQHR
- a CDS encoding NTP transferase domain-containing protein yields the protein MKGVILAGGLGTRLRPLTLVTNKHLLPVYDRPMIHYPIECLVNAGIDDILVVTGGDHAGDFLKLLKNGKDLGVHHLEYAYQEGEGGIADALKLAEEFADGGKICVILGDNIVQHSIKRAAGEFFTQRSGAKVLLKEVPDPQRFGVVRFEDGTSNSPIVEIIEKPKDPPSNCAVIGIYFYDSDVFEICKTLKPSGRGELEITDVNNAYLQRGDLTHDILDGWWTDAGTFPSLYRAATLVQETGANGQPRPESAKETQRELFTPSNA
- the fliS gene encoding flagellar export chaperone FliS, which produces MNDHMSQATDQGANAYLRTRVMTASREELRLMLLEGAIRFARNGRDGLAEKNYEKSFDGISKCREIITELIASMRPEHDPLLCERVRAVYTFMFNELIEANLQKSPERVDAVIELLEYERETWVMLMDKLREERGEEPVHASGAETRPSREDPAAKLGAYGRPTAGYGQSGSATRAPISFEA
- the fliD gene encoding flagellar filament capping protein FliD, whose amino-acid sequence is MSGISLGTGLFSGIDSGSIIQQLLAIEARPRALAQQRIVQLQFQQSAVLEINTRMKALQDAASAFRKEDIFDLNSALSSKEEILTATAGTSAVPGSYKVLVDRLVSTHQMLSQKGFVDRDTTGINAGTFSFEDARARLDRDVNLSELNNGQGISRGKIIISDGTNSETIDLSKAVTVNDVIDKINSAGLDITASADGTSFKLEHGSGGSITVSNAAGYTTANSLGIAGTATGSLSGTAVYGVHTDLALSALNDGNGVYSKDVKDGHDFAIEIAGEPAVKISLGTLYDSEGEITSGPVKTIGALIQRINDTMAEADLSDVEAQINAAGTGIEIVDSGGRDITITENDLTSGNTAADLGILTNGAVTGGTVTGTRLLAGLNSTLTSNLIGGGDLGDGSIDFTLRNGSTFNVALDLDGSVTDIINAIETASAGDVSVALNDLGTGLIITDHTGGGGNLIITGTGGNDTAAALGISTGPTGVAADTVTAKNLNHTWITAGTKLADLNQGRGIGTGSFRIIDSTGASAEVKVTDDTKTIGDLINVINTRGLEVKARMNAQGDGIELYEDNIASGGGTITVEEIDGAIAKKLNLLGEADVAGGLGTINGSFQVDVEFDPTDTLDDVISKINDANVGITASVINDGSSTSPFKLSFSSKATGQTGRFILDTGSFNLNLQTMDKGDNAVAFIGSDDPAKAVLVTSTTNQLENSIPGVTIDLKQTSSDPVTVTVSQNREEMITKVNEFITAFNDVLERMDELMDYDEETERRGALLGDSTMLQLRAEMTSLFQRSIDSVSGTFDSFLDVGMKIGEGGKAVLDEARLQAAMDEDMESVRALFSDYTFSLDNTEEILPGVFVSNPDAGKNFSSIGLAGLFEEMTVKYIDSIDGILTNKNKGYDTQIETQNSRIDSMNARLEIRRGILEAQFQAMESAIARLQGQQGALAQLGSLG